TAGAGAAATTCAAGAATATGATCCTGCGAGTTCCATGAAGAACTATCTTCATCAGTGGTTCAATGGTGGTTCTTCTAGTGGACATACCCAAGAGAAGGATAATGAAGATTAATCTATCTGCAAAATGATCTCAACATAACAACAACAAATATGAATCCAGGGTTACATTTCCATCAGAGCTCATGAGCTCCTTTTATCTGTCTTTTTGCttaatatttgttttctgttCAGTCTTTGTATTGTTGATTTAGTTGCTCTTTTTTTCCTGTATTTTCCTTCTGTTTGTAGCCCTTGTTTAGTTAGTTAAATATGTTTAATTTCAGTCTCAGTTAGTTAATCTGTTTTCAGTATTACTTTCCTGTCAAGCGTAATCTTTAGGCCTCAACCCTCTGAATCTCTCTATGTTTCCTGATAGCCCTGTGTATCTCTGCACAACTAGTCATATTAAGCTACCTTGTTTTACTTTACTCTTACTGCAATTTCCTTTACATTGGGTGGCTTAGTGGGTTGGCACAATAGAAAATCTTGACACGCTGTAATTATGGCAGCATAATCCTAGTCCCCTCACCTGAATTTTGGACTAAAATTTGAATTTATGGCAGCATAATCCCCTGGTTTTGATATTCTCCTCAACAATCCTTTGTTTATAATCTGAAATTTTCTTAGACAATCTTAGTTTTATGTAATTATCTTGTTTAGCAATAGCCTGCTCCATCCTTGCTGCTGTTAGTTTCTTTTTTCTCATCTTACAGTGTGTGATATGCTCATAATTTAAACTCCGTTTCTTGATATATTTTCCAGTCACTCCCTTTTGTTTTAGTTTATTTCTGTTATTTGCTCAATCCAAGTACTGTTTACCTGATCCTGGTGTAGTTCTCATtctgttttttttctctcttgtgatctctggttgttgtttttttttttgagagttaTTAGCTGTATTATTTCTCATTATACTGTTGGTCATTCTTTAGCTTTGTTTTTGGTGGTCAGTGTTTTTTGTTTCTGCTCCAAACTGGTCCTAAAATAGTGTATTATATATCCCTTCTTCATTCAGTTCTCTCTGACTTTTCAACTGCTTTTCATAATGAAACTCCTTTCATGGAATGTCCAAGGAATTGGAACTCCATTGACTAGAGATCATCTAAACCAGCTATGCCAGGATCATAAACCAAACATAATTTTTCTTTCTGAAACAAAATCCTAAATAGACAAAATGAAATTTTTCTTAAAGAAGTCCAATTTTCATGACTGGTTCATTGTTCCATCTGTGGGAATAGCTAAGGGGTTAGCCATTTCTTGGTATAATAACTTGGAAATGAAATTATTATCTGAAAATCTCAATGTTTGTCATTTAGAATCAAAAATAGGAGAAACAGTTATAGAAATGGTTTGCATATATGGCGCAGTGGAAGCTGATGAAAAACTTTCCCAGTGGTCTTATATTTCATAGTTAGCGAAAGGAATTAAAAACCCGTGGTTTTTATTTGGAGATCCAAATATAATACTAGACCCGGGAGAAAAGCAAGGTGGAAACAAAACAAGCTCGAGTAGTAAAGCTTTTGTTACAAACGTAATAGACTCAATTGGTTTACAAGATGCGGGTTATGAAGGTGCACCATTCACTTGGTCAAATAATAGGAGTGGAAAAGCAAACATTTGTGAGAGAATTGACGGAGCACTTGAATCGTTCTAGTGGATTCAATTATTCCCGGATACAAACGTAAGCCATCTATCCAGAGTGGGGTTAGATCACACTCCGATTTTATTTGACTCTAATATGGAACCCAAGAAATTACAAAAGGCTTTTAGATGTATCCGATCCTGGTTAAACCACCCTACGTTAACCTCAGTTGTTGAGGCTTCTTGGAAACTAAAATCCAGTACCTCCTCAACTTTAGCCCAGCAACTAAAATCTTTATCCTCAGATTTAGCCCATTGGAACTATGAAGTTTTATGTAATatccaaaaaaatataaaaagattgaTTTCCAGGATAGAGAATATACACAAATCAGGAAATATTTCTTCCAAAATAACAATTCTCAAGGATTTACAAGCGGAGCTTGGGAAATGGTATGAAATCAAAAATGATTACTACCATCATCTCTCTTGTGATAAGTTTTTCAAGGAATACGATCAAAATACTGAGTACTTCCATGCTTCAGCTTCCAGTAAGAAAAAAATCAATGCAATCCACACCCTCAGAGAACCCTCAGGTCTTTGGATCTCAAATAGAGAACAATTAAATTCCCTTCTAATAAACCATTTCACCCAGATTGGAACCTCGAATTTGAGTAATTATAATGTCGCTTAGTCGGAAATTTTTGCACCTTGTATCTCCATTGAAGAAAACATTGCCTTAACTCAAATCCCAACTCCAGATGGTTTTCAACCGGGCTTCTAAAATAAAATTAGGGAGCTTTAGGGCATCATATCACCCTCACAATCCAGGAGTTTTTTAAAACAAGAATTTTGGATCAGGAATTAAATCACTCTTTCATTACCCTAATCCCAAAAAACACCACTCCTCAAACCCCGGGTGATTTTAGACCCATCAGCCTCAGTAATACTGTCTACAAACTTATCTCAAAAATTCTCGCAAATAGACTAAAGCTCATTCTAAACAAAATCATTTCCCCAAACCAATCCTCTTTTCTACCAGGGAGACAAATCACCAATAACATCATCATTGCTCACAAACTAATCCACTCGATGAAAACATCGAAGAAAAGGAAAGGTTTCTTAGTGCTAAAATTAGATCTttctaaagcttttgatagggtTGAGTGACCTTTTATCAAAAAGGCCTTATCCTACTTCGGTTTTAGTGATAACTGGGTCCATTTAATTTTTCAATGCATCTCCACTACTTCTTTCTCAATCCTCCTAAATGGCTCCCCAGGTCCAATTTTCAATACATCCAGAAGCCTCAGACAAGGGGACCCTCTATTCCCCCTATCTTTTCCTCATTAGCATGGAGATCCTTTCCAGACTTCTAGAAAAAGCTAccttagagaaaaaaaaatcggGTCTAAAGATATAAAAAAATGCCCCAACCATATCGCACCTTTTCTTTGCCGATGATTTTTTCTATTCACCAAAGCTGACCTGGGAGAAGCAAAAAATCTTCTAGATATCTTATCCTAGCTCTTTCGGGGAGATCACTGGCCAAATGGTAAATCTCCAAAAATACGGAATTTATTTCAGCCCAAAAATCCATCCTAAACATGGGAAAATAATAGCAAAATTTTTAAAAGTTCCCCTGATGACGAAAAAAGATAGATATTTTGGAACTCCCCTTTTTTTcgacaaaaatagaaaagagaatTTTGAGCCTCTCCTACAAAGATATTACAACACCCTTCAGGGTTGGAAAGCAAAATTGTTATCTCAAGCGGGAAGAACAGTTTTAATACAAGCTACACTTCAATCTTACCCCACTTATCAAATGCAAATGTTAGCACTCCCAAAAGAAACTTTGGATAAGCTAGACAGTTCAGAGATATTTTTGGTGGAAAAAAAATGAATCCAAGAAAAAAGGCGGATATATAAGGGCGTGGAATAATATGTGTCGACCTAAATCGCAGGGGGGTTTTGGCATCAAGAATCCACACAAGTTTAATATAGCTCTGCTAGCAAAGCTAGCCAGTAGATTAATTATTGAAAAGGACCAATTATGGGTAAAACTTTTAGAAGCGAAATATTTTGATAATGGAAACCCAATGGAACCAACTAGAAACTATGAGCTTTCTTGGATATGGACACGCATTCAAAAAGGTCTGAATATTATCAAAGGAAATTACACTTGGCAAGTGAAAAATGGAAACCAGGTGAAGATTTGGGAAGACAATTGGATACCAAATCAAGACATCGTGAACCAACCAATTGATAAAGAACAACCCTTACCGCAGAAAGTAAAAGAGTTATTTAATACAGGAGGAGAGTGGAATTATGATTTAGTAACTAGCTTATTCCCTCCTGAAATAAAGGAAAATATTCTGAAAATTCAACCTAAAGTAGAAGCTTCGGATAAAATTAGATGGAAAAACCATGATTCGGGGGTTTTCTCagcaaaaaaatatatacaatttttTGATGAATCAAGGACAGGATAATGAGAATGACAATGATTTCCCCTGGATATCTTTATGGAAAATTCAAATTATCCCAAGAATTAGACTATTCATATGGAAGTTAATTCAAAAGGCCTTACCCACAAAAAGTAGACTGGCAGCACGCAATTCGGAAATCTCGCCAAATTGCCCCATGTGCAATTCTCAAGAGGTGGAAACGGAAACACATCTTTTCAAAAATTTCCCTTTCGCGAGGGCCATATGGTTTGGGTGCTCTCTAGATGCAGCAAATACGCAAATCTTCACAGCTTCGATCGAGGAATGGGTTAAAACTTGGATTGAAGACCCAAATTTCTCTATGTTCAAGGAAAAAATTGCTACTATTACGTGGTTTATTTGGAAATACAGGTGTGAGGTAGTTTTTCAGCAAACAAACCCAGATCCCATAAGACTGATCAAACAAATCAACAACTTCATGAAAGAGGCAAACACAAAGGATAATCTTTTGACTAAAAAAGGAACTAAGTCTAATAGATCCTCTTGGTCGGACTTCAATTCGGATTGGATAATATTTGTTGATGCTTCTTTTAAAAAGGAGGACTCTTCTATGGGATACGATTTCATCCTTTACTCAACGGACCAAGAAGCGTTCATGCATATTTCAGTGGGGTCGGAGTTGGCTTTCACAACTGTTCATGCAGAAGCAAACACGCTCCTAAGAGCTTTGAAATGGTTAGAAGAAAATCTCCTCTCAAGTGTTACAATAGACACAGATTGCAAAATCTTAGTCGATTCTATCAACAATGCTGGTGAGATCACTTCTAGGGTAACTGAGAACACTGTTGAAGACATTATGCAAATTCTAAAAAGACTTCCCCAAGGAAAAATCAGACACATAATCAGGGACCGTAATGCAGCGGCGGACTCAATAGCTAAAGAAGCGAGGATTTCAAGATCCCAACACAAGAATAGACACATTCACCAGAAGGTCAAAAAGGAGAGTATCATCTCCaatatatttgaaaaaaaatgaaattgtagaaTTATTGTAAAATATCTCTTAGTCTTAATATAATttcattttccatcaaaaaaaaaagattatgttCTAAATCTCTTATGCTTGATCTTCATCTTTCATCATTTCTAATGGCTCACTAATTTGTGCAGGTTCCCCTTGTTCATGTCATGGATCATATCCTATATTGGAACTTTTTGATATGGCCTTGCATTAGTATTTTGATAGTATTATCAATTGTGGTGGTTTTACCGGTAACAGTCTATCCCTATCAAGCAGTATTGCAATATTAAAAAGTATCAGCTATTCAGTTTTCTCAATATGAGATTTACAGTTGTTATCCCCTTCAAGTATTGATTTCCATGAGTAACCAGGTGAGTCTTCTGATTCCCTTACCGATCCACATTAAAAAATTTCAAATCTCAAACTTTCCCCCTAGTAATCCCCGTAATTCTCGTAGTCAGCAAGCCAGAGCGACATACATGCAATCACAGCTAAGTAGAATAAAACCTTCgtcaattctaatatattttaGGCTCTTTTTtaggaaagaaaatatcaaaGATATCTCTCCTAACAGAATAAAAAGAAATGAGCAAACCCTAAGGTCTAAACACTTATATCTTTAACCTTTTCTTTATACCTGTGAAACCCTAAACCACAAAGGAATTTTGTTTCAGCACAAACCTATGGAGGCCAACCAAACTAATAACGATCTCGTAAACATTACTGCAAGTATGGAAGCTACCTCAATAAGGAAGAACAAGGGTGTTATCGGGTCTACCAAAACTCTGACTGAAGCTGCGAAAGCTTGGTCAAACTGTTTAATAGGGAAACTTCTGAATGATGAAGATGAGATTAAAACTTCGCAAATCAAGGAAGAGCTTGATATCTTATGGCAGAAAtataagaaaatagaaataaagGTGGTGGGAAAGTATTTGTATGTATTCAATTTTAACTCTTAAAGAGACATGCAAGAGGTCATCAGAAAAACTCCCTGGAATGTTATGAAAAGCTTATTGGCCTTACAGGAATATACGACGTCTGTTGCATACAAGGATTATGTTTTTGCAACTTAGGATTGGAGTGTTCAATTCAAAGGATTACTTCTTGAACATCATCATGTAGCTGTGGTGGAtgaggcaattgaagatttgggaAAGAAGATCTCTACTGAACCAAAAAACTGTAGGCCTAGGGGTGTCAACTATATCACTGATCGCATCGGTATTGATCTCAAAAAACCTTTAAAAAGAGGTGAATAGTGGAACACCAATTCTGGAGAGCCAAAATGGATAAGATATCACTGGGTCAAACAACCCCATATATTTGTGATAAATTTTATGTAATCAATCATGATGAAACTACTTGTGAAACAGTAGTTGAAATCTTGCGTGAAAGATCCATGAcacaagaagaatatgaagaacactGTTCTGCAAAGAACAAAACAGCAACGGGAATGGCTAACACTGAAGCAGTTGACCAAGATAATGATTATGTCCATGTAGAAAATGGACAAGAGATGGAAGCTGAAGAAGCTAGGATCTGTAAGAGAGCTAGGAACCAACCTGAGCAAACCAATGGTTCAAACCCTTCCATTTTAGTCCCTATCCTGGTTACTCATGGAGGAAACAACACTGAACCTGCTGCACCAAACACTCATGCTGATCTGATAGACACTGTGATAGTGGTATATGCAAGGCCAACAATTCGAACACAAAGCTGATTTCTATGCATGAACAAGAGGACCTTGTTGCTCATGTAACAACTATCTATTTTCATTATTGTGTCTGCAATTTTACTTATTTTCATACTGTTTTAGTTATCTTGCATCAATTAGATTCAAAGGTTAGTCAAAagctttatttagagttttccCATCATATTCGTACAAACATGAGAGTCTTAGCTTGGAACTGCCAAGGTTTTGCAACAAAAAAAACTAGATATCATCTTAGAGATCTTATGAACAAATATGATTCTGATATTATCTTTTTGTCAGAAGCAAAATTAGGAGAAGATAAAATGAGGAAATTTATTAGATCTTATAAGTTCTCAAACAGTAAATTAATTCCTTATAGGGGTTTATCTGGAGGTCTAATCCTTCTGTGGAAGGATGGATTTCATTTTAGCATTGTCAATTCAGAATCCTGGATTATAAATGGTTTGGTGCAGGATGATCCTAGTAAACCTGAATGGGTGTTAACTTGTATGTATGGATCTCCATACCCTAATCATAAGGAAAAACAGTGGACATATGTCAAAGATTTAAGTCATGATATCCAACAACCATATAGGTTATCATTGGTGATTTGAATTTGGTATTTCCACATGAAGGAAGAACATCGATTGGCAGTACTTCTTCTCAAACTTCTTATTCAAATACTTCTACAAGGGATTCTTCTTGTATTGATTTAATCCATGAGGCTGGTCTAGAAGACATGGGTTACACAGGTAGATCATTCAATTGGTATTCAAATATACATGGTACAGGCATTCACAGATCAAGACTAGACATAGCTATAACAAATGAAAAGTTTTTCCTTCACTTCCCAGATGCAAAACTCCTACATTTACCTCAATTGGGTTCAGACCATTGCCCCGTCATGTTGGACGATACTTCTTCTTGTGGAGATAAAAAGCGCAACTGGAAGTACTTTCAgtgttatgagaaagatgaatcacTGAAGCCTGAGATCATCTCATCATGGAACCACCAATTCAATGAATCTCGTGCATATCAGTTTTCAAGAATAATTATTAAAGCTAGAAGGTATATTTTCTAAGTGCAATAGAGAAACATTCGGCAATATTCAAAGCAATATCTTTTTGCTTCACCAACAGATGGAAGCCTTACAGAGTGGCATTCAAAATAATGATACTACAAACCAAGTACTTAAATTAGAGAATGAAGTTGAACATTGGCATCAAGTTCAGAAATATTTTTAGGGACGGGAATCTAGGGATGAGTACTTTTTAGAAATGGATCGTAATACGAAATATCACCATGCAAATGCAAATAAAAGGAGATAGCGAAAAAAAATTGTGGCTCTGAAAGATGTCAATGGAAACTTGTGCACGTCAAGAAAAGATCTGGAGGCCTTACTCTTAAATCATTATAGTTCATTACATACCACCAGTTCACcagataaaaatgaaaaaattctCCAGTGCATTCCCCAAGTTATTACAGACTTGGAAAATGAAGAACTCATGAAGATACCAGACAGTGTTAAGGTTCTAAAAGCTTTAAAAGGTATGAAGTCTTGGAAAGCGCATGGGCCAGATGGTTTTCCACCTGACATCTTCAAATCTCATTGGGATATAGTGGGCTCGGATGTGGTCGATATGGTGCAGCAATTCTTCCGCACTGGATACATGCTGAAATGTCTAAATGCCACAAATATTACTCTTGTACCAAAAAAGAAGAACAAGCAATTTCCTTCTGATCTGCGTCCAATTGCTTTATGAAATACAAGCTACAAAATTATCTCCAAAATTTTGTCTACTAGAATGAAGAAACTCATGGGAAAAATTATCTCACCACTTCAATCAGCTTATGTTCCAGGACGTCAAATTTCATTTAGTATCCAGTTGGCACAAGAAATAGTCCATACTATGAAGAGTGAGAAAGAAAATTCAAAACATTTAACTTTGAAGCTTGATATGTCGAAGGTTTTTGATCGCCTTGAATGGTCATTTCTCATGGATGTTATGGAGCAAATGGGATTTTCCGCAGAATTTCGGAATCTCATATGGCAGTGTATCAGTACCACAAAAATCTCAGTTCTCTTAAATGGTGTACCAGGTGAAGCTTATCAACCGACTAGAGGAGTTAGACAGGGTGACCCTCTATCACCCTATTTATTCATTATCGTAATGAAGACGTTTTCTAGACAACTCGATCATGCTGAGCAGATGAATCAGATTGAGGGTATCAAAATTGCAACTGGAGCTCCTTATATCTCTCATTTGTTCTTCGCCGATGATTGCTTATTGTTTTTAAATGCAGATCTTCATAATGTTAATAATGCTCTAAAAGTTATTGAAGATTTTGGTAGTGCTTCTGGCCAGATAGTCAACTTCAGCAAATCAAGTGTGCATTTCAGTACAAATATCCCTCAGCGTTTCTGTAGAATTCTTTCAAGAAGATTAAGGGTGCCAAGGATGGATTCAAAAGAGAAATATCTAGGCATTCCATTTATCATTGGCAAAGCTAAGGTTCAATGCTTCACTCATATATATGACAGGGTTGAGAACAGACTATCAGCATGGAATGGAAAGACAATGTCCCAATGTGGTAAATCCTTAATGATAAGAACATCTACAAATACCATTCCGGCGTATTCTATGAGTTGTCTCCAAATTCCCAaggaaacaataaagaagatcGACTCAGTTCAAAGAGATTTTGGTGGGGTTACGAGGAGAAGAAAGGAACTTATTTTACTTCCTGGAAAAATTTCAATTTACACAAAAATGTGGGAGGTTGGGTTTTAGAGACTTAAAAATCTTAAACCAAGCATTATTAGTTCGAGTTGCATGGAGAATGTGTTTCAATGAAGATACACAATGGGTAAAAGATACGAAAGCAAAGTACTTCTCTGCTACTAGTTTACTTCACGCCAGTCCCAAAACAAATTGCTCTTGGGCATGGAGGGAATAAAAAAACATGTTGCTTTCATAAAGTAACACAGCCGTAGGAGATTAGGGAAAGGATGCAAAATAAAAATATGGTTAGATGTCTGGGTTATGGGCCTCGAAAATCCACCGGAGCCAAGGAATGATGTGACTGATTCTGATAACTTTATATAGGTACAAGAGTTTATAATTCAAAATACCAGGCAATGGAATATTTCTTTGGTTCAGCGGCTTTTTGATACTCCAAATGCAAACTTAATCCTAAGTATGAGAATCCCTGCACATGCTGAAGATAAACTGATTTGGAACCTGACAATAAATGGTATTGTTTTCTTTGAAATCTTCTTATAATAGGCTTTTCTATATCAGCAGAGGCAGTTTATAGTTATCAGTTCTTATCCTAGGCACAAACATTAGTTGGAAGGATTTTTGGAGTATTAAACTATGGCCAAGAATAAAGCATTTCTTATGGAAGTGCTTTACAGATATTTTACCAACAAAACAAAGGACTTCAAGGGTATGCAGATATATCAATCAGCAATGCCCCTTGTATAGTCAGTTTAATGAAGATGTGATGCATATAATGTTCTTATGTCCATTCTCGAGAGCAGTTTGGTCACAGGTACCAGGAGGTTCAAGAGTTCTTACTAGCCATCAAAATAGTATTGCAGCCATTTTTGAAAGTTGATACCAAaaacagcaacaacaatcaagTCATTCTATTTGGTTACATACAACGATGATAGTTTCTTGGAAAATTTGGAATATCAGGTGTGAAGTGGAATTTCAGAAGATAAAAGATGATCCCATGGAAGTGGCAAGGAAAGCATTGATCTTTACAAGCTATATGGAGAACCTAAATAGTAAATGTTCAGAGTCTGGAATAAAAGAACATCATACTTTACCTAGAAAGCTACATTGCAATCCACCTAAATATCCATTTTTGAAAGTAAACTGTGATGCTTCATATGACTCAAATACTGGATTAACTGGAATTGCACTTGTCTTACGTGATCATGTAGGAACATGGAGGGGAGGGCTCGTCAAATGCTATGCAGGAATAGAAAATTCAGAGGAAGCAGAATGCTTAGCCTTCAGTACTGTTGTTAGATGGTGTGTGGAGTTGCAGCTAGCACAAATCATTTTGGAGACAGACCTTCAAGGGATTGAAAGCTACATAAACAAAGATTATCAGACAATAGAATTGGAGAATGAAGCTATTCTGCTAGATGCAATTGAGATTTAAAATCTCTTCATGCTTGGGAAATCTCTTTTGTCCCAAGAAAGTGTAATAAAATTGCTGATAAACTTGCAAAATTCAGCAATAAGTTTAGAATTTATAGAGTTTGGTTAGACGCTCCTCCTAGTTCTATTGAGGACCAATTATTGTCAGATAAACTTATCATTCATAGttaataaatttttttcttttgcatcaaaaaaaaataatctatccACAGATCTTACTTTATCAGAAGGTGTTAATAACATCTAAGGCCAGAATCTCTTGGTCAAAAATGTTCATGGCATTTTATTTTTGAGTGTTTGGATCCATAGATAATTGGATAACACGTTTTAGAACTCGTCGGTATATTATCCTTCTGTAGAACTACTCTGATTAACGGGTTGGAGGGaagaaaatccctaaaatagatttctgagtgatagTTAAGTTTTAgattccacataccttttgttgatgagaatAATATTCATTGctccaagctaagataacttctgagtgataaataagttttctCTGGCCATGCTGCTTGATGAGATCATGAGAATAACATCCATTGAAATTATATTCGTGTGATTGAAGGCTCATTCATTTATTACCTAGTTTGATTGTAAGTGGAAGTGGAATGATCATTTCATCGTAACAGTTATTGTAAATGTGAATTCTCTGAGTTTCCTCAACAGTTCATATATATCATCCTTTAGTTTCAAGAATCCTGTGTGCATAATATACACTCTATGCGGatgttttttttatattatttttatgttttctttcttAGATGTCCATGTGAGGACAGTCGTTGAAGATTTTAAGTTTGGAAAAACTCAAACTCAGTCGCTGATGTTTGAGTTATTTCAGGTAACTCAAAATTTTAGCCCGTAAAGATTttaatgtagttgcatcttttctaatGACTACACCCATGTaaatctaaaggctataaactactcaaacattcaagattcaagatgaacaacatgtaaagaacatgaaaagtaaagattaacacaagcatataacgtggtgcGGCCGTGAAGGCTACGTCCACggaaaagaagatgttttctttattaattataaggtcttacccttgaaagaactAAAAATGTC
This portion of the Papaver somniferum cultivar HN1 chromosome 11, ASM357369v1, whole genome shotgun sequence genome encodes:
- the LOC113325286 gene encoding uncharacterized protein LOC113325286, with translation MNQGQDNENDNDFPWISLWKIQIIPRIRLFIWKLIQKALPTKSRLAARNSEISPNCPMCNSQEVETETHLFKNFPFARAIWFGCSLDAANTQIFTASIEEWVKTWIEDPNFSMFKEKIATITWFIWKYRCEVVFQQTNPDPIRLIKQINNFMKEANTKDNLLTKKGTKSNRSSWSDFNSDWIIFVDASFKKEDSSMGYDFILYSTDQEAFMHISVGSELAFTTVHAEANTLLRALKWLEENLLSSVTIDTDCKILVDSINNAGEITSRVTENTVEDIMQILKRLPQGKIRHIIRDRNAAADSIAKEARISRSQHKNRHIHQKVKKESIISNIFEKK